From Mustela erminea isolate mMusErm1 chromosome 1, mMusErm1.Pri, whole genome shotgun sequence, a single genomic window includes:
- the LOC116588426 gene encoding prefoldin subunit 1-like: MAAPVDLELKKAFTELQAKVIDTQQKVKLADIQIEQLNRTKKHAHLTDTEIMTLVDETNMYEGVGRMFILQSKEVIHSQLLEKQKIAEEKIKELEQKKSYLERSVKEAEDNIREMLMA; this comes from the coding sequence ATGGCGGCTCCCGTGGATCTGGAGTTAAAGAAGGCCTTCACAGAGCTTCAAGCCAAAGTAATTGACACTCAACAGAAGGTGAAGCTTGCAGACATACAGATTGAACAGCTAAACAGAACGAAAAAGCATGCACATCTTACAGATACAGAGATTATGACTTTGGTAGATGAGACTAACATGTATGAAGGTGTaggaagaatgtttattcttcagtcCAAGGAGGTAATTCATAGTCAACtgttagagaaacagaaaatagcagaggaaaaaattaaagaattagagCAGAAGAAATCCTACCTAGAGCGGAGTGTGAAGGAAGCTGAGGACAACATCCGGGAGATGCTGATGGCATGA